Genomic DNA from Bryobacter aggregatus MPL3:
GGAAGAGTTTGACCTGCGCAAGTGGGATGCGGCGTTTACGGCGCTCGAGGAGTTGAATCTGTTTGCCGGCCAGCGTGGCGTCGAGATTCTGCTGGAGAATATTCCGAACGCGCTGTCGAGCGGCGAGCGGCTGATGGGTTTTCTCGAGATGACGCATTTGCGCAATGGCTTCTGTTTCGATAGCGGCCATGCGCACATCATGAGCGGCATTGAGCACGAGTGGGAGATCATGCGGGACCGCGTGAAGTCGACCCACATCCACGATAACGACGGCAAGAATGACAATCATCGCTATCCGTTTCTGGGCGAGGATGGCAACGTGAATTGGCGCAAGACGATGGGCCTGCTGCGGGAGCGTCCGGGGCAGTATCCGCTGCTGTTGGAATTACGCGAAGTGCCGGGGATTCCGAAGTCGATCGAAGCGGCGGCCGAAGTGTTTCGCCGTCTGGAAGAACTGCCTTCGGCGGAAGAAGAAAGGGAATCAAGACGATGAGTGAGTTTCCGCGTGTCTCGATTGCATCGATTGGCAAGTACGAAGGCCAGACGGTGCGTTTGTCTGGCTGGCTGTACAATCTCCGCCGCAGCGGGAAGATCGCGTTTCCGATTCTTCGTGATGGCACAGGCTTCCTGCAGTGTGTGGCCGTTAAGGCGGAACTGCCGGAAGAGTTGTTTGAGTCCATCCGGAATCTGACGCAGGAATCGTCGCTAACCGTCGTGGGAACGGTGCGTGCGGAGAGCCGTGCGGCTGGTGGCTATGAACTGGACATCCAGGATGCGACCATCCACCAGCGCGTGCCCGAGGAAGATCCTTATCCGATTACGCCGAAGGATCATGGCATCGACTTCCTGATGGACCGGCGGCATCTGTGGCTGCGTTCGAAGCGGCAGTTTGCGATTGCCCGCATTCGCCATGAAGTGATCAGCGCGGTGCGCGATTACTTTGACAGCCGTGATTTTGTTCTGGTGGATACGCCGATCTTTACGCCCGCGGCTTGCGAAGGCACCAGCACGTTGTTTGAGGTGGATTACTTCGAGGACGAGAAGGTCTATCTGACGCAGAGCGGCCAGCTCTATAACGAAGCGAATGCGATGGCTCTGGGGAAGGTGTATTGTTTCGGGCCGACTTTCCGCGCAGAGAAATCAAAGACACGGCGGCATCTCACCGAGTTCTGGATGGTGGAGCCGGAGATGGCCTACGCGACGCTTGAGGACGTGAAGGTGTTGGCCGAAGGATTGGTGGTTTCGATTGTCGAGCGGGTGTTGGACCGCCGCCGCGAAGAACTGAAGATTCTTGAGCGCGATACGGCCAAGCTGGAGACGGTGAAGAGTCCGTTTCCGCGGATGAGCTATGACGAGGCGGTGAAGATTCTGCAGGGCAAGGGCAGCGAAATCACCTGGGGCGCCGACTTTGGCAATACCGACGAAACGCTGCTGACGGAAGAGATGGACCGTCCGGTGCTGGTGGATAAGTACCCGACCGAGATCAAGGCTTTCTACTTTCAGCCGGATGAACAGCGTCCGGAAGTGGCGCTCGGCGTCGATGTCATCGCTCCCGATGGCTATGGCGAGATTATCGGGGGCGGCCAGCGCATTCATGATCTGAATCTGTTGTTGCAGCGCCTCGAGGAGCACAAGCTGCCGCGGGACGCCTTTGAGTGGTATCTGGACTTGCGCAAGTTTGGCAGCGTTCCCCACGGTGGTTTTGGAATGGGGATTGAACGCACCGTCAGTTGGATGTGCGGGCTGGATCATCTGCGGGAAGCGATCGCTTACCCCCGAATGTTGTATCGCACGAGGCCCTAAATGGACGCTACTGAAGTTGCGATTATCGGCGCGCCGATGGACCTTGGGGCCGGACGTCGCGGTGTCGATATGGGGCCCTCGGCAGTGCGTGCGGCCGGTCTTCATGCCCGGCTGGCTTCGCTCGGTTACAGTGTCCGGGACCTGGGCAATATTGAGGTGGTGCAGCCGGAATCGACGACACCGAAATCGACTTCGGCTCGCTTTCTCGATGAGATTGCCGCTAGTTGCACCCGTCTTGCGAAGATTGTCGAAAGAGCGGCGAGTGCTGGGCAGTTTCCGCTGATTCTGGGTGGAGATCACTCGATTGCGGCAGGCTCGCTGGCGGGCTTAGCAAAGTACTATCGCAAGTCGAAAGCGAAGTTTGGGCTGATCTGGATTGATGCACATGCCGACATGAATATTCCGGCGACGAGTCCGTCCGGGAATGTGCATGGAATGCCTCTCGCTGCTGCGCTGGGCATGGGCCCGCGTGAATTGACGCATATCGGCGGTTTTGCTCCGAAAGTGTCTCCGCAGAACACGGTGCTGATCGGCCTGCGCGATGTCGATCCCGCCGAAGGGGTGAATGTCCGGGAGAGCGGTGTTCTGGCCTTTACGATGCGTGATGTGGATGAACTCGGCCTGCGGCAGGTGATGCGGCGGGCCATTGCGGCCGCAAGCGATGGCACCGAAGGCATTCATCTTTCCTTCGACATGGATAGCATCGATCCGGATTATGCTCCAGGGGTGGGCACTCCGGTGAGTGGCGGCCTGACCTATCGCGAGGCGCATCTGGCGATGGAGACGGTCAGCGATTCAAAGCTGCTGCGGTCTTTGGAGATCGTCGAGGTGAACCCAATTCTCGATACAGCGAATCGCACGGCATTGCTTGCGGTAGAACTGATTGCCTCGGCGATGGGGAAGCGCATTCTGCCTTGAGGTGTACGATCTCAACGGAATGTTTTGCAGTTTCCACCCAAACGGCCTGAGTGAAAGGCCACAATAGAAGGCGGAAGAATGTCTAAACTCAAAGTTGCCGTCGTCTATGGTGGCCGGTCTGGGGAACACGAAGTCAGCCTTCGTTCGGCCGAATCCATCATTTCCAATCTTGATCCGGAGCGTTACGAAGTTTCCCGATTTTTGGTGACCAAGGACGGAGCCTGGAATCCTGGCCCGATCCTGCCGGCACCGGGTGCGAATCCGAACATCGACCTAGTCTTTCCAATTGTCCACGGGACCTTTGGCGAAGACGGGACGATGCAGGGCTTGTTTGAACTTGCCGATCTTCCCTATGTCGGACCCGGCGTGCTGGGCAGCGCGACGGCGATGGACAAGGAATTTACAAAGCGGATTCTGCATGATGCCGGCGTGCCGATTGTCGATTATGTGATCCAGCGGCGCGGCGAACTGGATGCTGCCGCAATTATCGCGAAGCTGGGGCTGCCGGTGTTTGTGAAGCCGGCCAATCTGGGTTCCTCGGTTGGGATCAATAAGGCGAAGAATCTTGCAGGTTTGGAGGCTGCTCTTGAGGAGGCCGCCAGTTTCGATACGAAGGTGATTATCGAGCGGGCCGTTGCGGGCAGGGAATTCGAATGCAGCGTGCTGGGCAATGAAGAGATGCAGGCTTCGTTCCCGTGCGAGATTCTGCCGGCGGGCGAGTTCTACGATTACGATGCAAAGTATGTTCTCGATACGACGCGCATCGAATTGCCGGCGAAGCTGGATGCTGCGCAAACAGCGGCGATTCGCAAGCATGCTGTCGATGCGGTGCGAGCGCTGGGTTGCGAGGGGATGTCGCGGGTTGACTTCCTCTATGAAACCGCCACGGGGCAGTTTTACGTCAATGAAGTAAATACTTTGCCTGGCTTTACTTCCATCAGCATGTACCCCAAGATGTGGGAGCATTCCGGGATTCCTTATGCGCGGCTCCTGGACCGGCTGATCGAGCTTGCCCTCGAACGGCATGCTCGTAAGGCGGCCACCCGGTTTTATCGATAACAATGCGACGCCTTCTGACGGCCATTCTCCCGATGGCGCTTTGCGCTCAGGAAGACCCTTCGGGGCTTGCCGAGCACATCCGCCGCTTCACGCAAGTCTACGGCCTGGTAGAGGCGAACGCGGCGGAGCCGATCAGCGCGGGGCGGGCCTTTGAAGAGGGGGCGATTCCGGCGATGCTGCGGAAGTTGGACCCGCATTCGATCTTCTTCAATAAGGATCAGTTCCAGCAACTCCGCGAGATGGAGACTTCGACGCGGAAGGGCTTTGGCACGATTGTCAGCGTGTTGCCGGGCCGGGTGATTGTGTTGCAGACCATGCCCGGGAGCCCGAGCCAGCGCGCCGGTTTGAGCGCGGGTGATGAGATCATCGCCGTCAACAACGTGGCGCTCAGCCGCTTTGATACAGAGCAGATGGTGGAGTTTCTGGCCTATTCACGGCAGAAGGACGCTCTGCTAGCGGTGCGCCGCCAGAATTTTCCGAGGCCGCTTGAGTTTGTCTTGTCACCAGCGACGCTCGATGCGCCAACCGTCGACCGGGCCTATGAACTGAAGCCGGGCATCGGCTACATTCGCGTCGCCAGCTTTGAGGATAAGACCGGCCGCGACCTGCAGCGGGCGATTGAGAAACTGGGCGGTAAGCAACTGAAGGGGCTGGTGCTGGACTTGCGTAACAATCCGGGCGGCGTGTTTTCGTCAGCTCTTGAGGCGGCCAGCTTGTTTCTGCCTGCCGGGACAAGGCTGACCAGCATTCGCGGCCGCTCGAAGAAGGAAGAGAACATCGATGTTCCGGCAGAGAACGACCCTTACACGTTTCCTCTGGCGGTGCTGATGAATGAGAAGAGCGCGAGCGGGTCTGAGGTGGTGGCTGGGGCGTTGCAGGATCACAAGCGGGCGACGATTGTCGGTACAACCAGTTATGGCAAGGGTCTGGTGCAGAGCGT
This window encodes:
- a CDS encoding sugar phosphate isomerase/epimerase family protein, whose protein sequence is MDHVLSTHVCIQHRLTTVWLDRIWDAGIPAVEIFCARHHLDYRDRAQINELGHWFRDSQLKLHSLHMPMYSDDQWGRSGPNATISITELSKPRRQEMVDEIKRALEAAEVIPYRYAVQHLGVGGEEFDLRKWDAAFTALEELNLFAGQRGVEILLENIPNALSSGERLMGFLEMTHLRNGFCFDSGHAHIMSGIEHEWEIMRDRVKSTHIHDNDGKNDNHRYPFLGEDGNVNWRKTMGLLRERPGQYPLLLELREVPGIPKSIEAAAEVFRRLEELPSAEEERESRR
- the asnS gene encoding asparagine--tRNA ligase encodes the protein MSEFPRVSIASIGKYEGQTVRLSGWLYNLRRSGKIAFPILRDGTGFLQCVAVKAELPEELFESIRNLTQESSLTVVGTVRAESRAAGGYELDIQDATIHQRVPEEDPYPITPKDHGIDFLMDRRHLWLRSKRQFAIARIRHEVISAVRDYFDSRDFVLVDTPIFTPAACEGTSTLFEVDYFEDEKVYLTQSGQLYNEANAMALGKVYCFGPTFRAEKSKTRRHLTEFWMVEPEMAYATLEDVKVLAEGLVVSIVERVLDRRREELKILERDTAKLETVKSPFPRMSYDEAVKILQGKGSEITWGADFGNTDETLLTEEMDRPVLVDKYPTEIKAFYFQPDEQRPEVALGVDVIAPDGYGEIIGGGQRIHDLNLLLQRLEEHKLPRDAFEWYLDLRKFGSVPHGGFGMGIERTVSWMCGLDHLREAIAYPRMLYRTRP
- the rocF gene encoding arginase, with translation MDATEVAIIGAPMDLGAGRRGVDMGPSAVRAAGLHARLASLGYSVRDLGNIEVVQPESTTPKSTSARFLDEIAASCTRLAKIVERAASAGQFPLILGGDHSIAAGSLAGLAKYYRKSKAKFGLIWIDAHADMNIPATSPSGNVHGMPLAAALGMGPRELTHIGGFAPKVSPQNTVLIGLRDVDPAEGVNVRESGVLAFTMRDVDELGLRQVMRRAIAAASDGTEGIHLSFDMDSIDPDYAPGVGTPVSGGLTYREAHLAMETVSDSKLLRSLEIVEVNPILDTANRTALLAVELIASAMGKRILP
- a CDS encoding D-alanine--D-alanine ligase family protein, which gives rise to MSKLKVAVVYGGRSGEHEVSLRSAESIISNLDPERYEVSRFLVTKDGAWNPGPILPAPGANPNIDLVFPIVHGTFGEDGTMQGLFELADLPYVGPGVLGSATAMDKEFTKRILHDAGVPIVDYVIQRRGELDAAAIIAKLGLPVFVKPANLGSSVGINKAKNLAGLEAALEEAASFDTKVIIERAVAGREFECSVLGNEEMQASFPCEILPAGEFYDYDAKYVLDTTRIELPAKLDAAQTAAIRKHAVDAVRALGCEGMSRVDFLYETATGQFYVNEVNTLPGFTSISMYPKMWEHSGIPYARLLDRLIELALERHARKAATRFYR
- a CDS encoding S41 family peptidase — protein: MRRLLTAILPMALCAQEDPSGLAEHIRRFTQVYGLVEANAAEPISAGRAFEEGAIPAMLRKLDPHSIFFNKDQFQQLREMETSTRKGFGTIVSVLPGRVIVLQTMPGSPSQRAGLSAGDEIIAVNNVALSRFDTEQMVEFLAYSRQKDALLAVRRQNFPRPLEFVLSPATLDAPTVDRAYELKPGIGYIRVASFEDKTGRDLQRAIEKLGGKQLKGLVLDLRNNPGGVFSSALEAASLFLPAGTRLTSIRGRSKKEENIDVPAENDPYTFPLAVLMNEKSASGSEVVAGALQDHKRATIVGTTSYGKGLVQSVFPISNGDGLALTTAYYYTPKGRSIQRRYEGAQIDPNLNTAKAGIEPDVVQGPEPGTRLRHFIDANGLFVAFATEWLQRNPKPQPGYRMPANTLDQFQQWLSAHQVQPTLAEWSVDRAWIANRLEQELVNLSLGVEKGDEIEAIRDPQIQAALSQIAR